ttatatatatatatatggcatatcaagtgagaggagtaacttaaatgagagggtgagaggaaTTAATATCATCCTTTGGATCAAAATACACGGCTAAGATCAAATTTGAGGAGAAAAGGCTTGGAGGGAACACTTGAATAAACAACATacgctttctcttctctcataTGCGCCCCTGCCTCTTCCGTTTTCCTCTTCATGTTTTTCCTGGTTTTCTTCCTCTGTTACCATTCACATGAATAATTTCCATTTATTTCACATGAATTTATTGAAATTGCTTCTTCAAATCGTACACCAAACTCAACttcctatttatttttattattattattattaacaaaaGGAGATTTTTGGTTATCAATCGACAAGAAAGAAATTGCTAAGAGTAAGAACAACAATCATGTGAATTCATGTCTCATTATAAGGTGTGAGGGTGTATCAAGTGAATTCATGGAAAAGATTAATCGTGTGTAGATTTGTTAAAGAAGATTAATTAATTGCATCATTCTCTTGTAACAAACAGGAATTTGGAATTTTTATGGTAAATTAATTTTGTGCATCATAAAATTTTCTCTAGATTGTGAAGTAGGTTTTGCGAACAAAAAAAGGGGAAGAAATTTTAAgattgaaagaaagaagaaggaagagaagagagagatcAGAAGCGCACATGCATTTTTACAACTAAATCCATCTGAACCGTTTGATTAGATTCAAGGGTTGAGATTTATCTCTCTCATTCTCTCATTTAAAAAgtcctctcatttgaaatgccatatatatatatatatatataagatataCTTTAAAAATATGCATTGATTATTCTTCTTTAATATATAACtataaaaatcacaatttaaaaaaatataatacttctcctaaaaaattatataataattgtgatgaaaatagaaaatatatagtttttatataaaatatattcttctttcaaaaaaatatatattctattcTCATTGTTAggaaaaatatcaacaaaatcatcattaaaataactcaaaataaattttgtcaaTGATGACCAATTGAATATCTTCTCTTTAATTACCTTCATTCAAAAAAAAGCATAGCTTTTAAGTTtggtttttcttaaaaaatggtTCATGACAATTCTACTAATTCATATCCTAAACTGAATCATATACATCTCTATTGAATTCTCACAATATTAtttcgtttgttttttttatacctttcatcttttctttggaTGTGTATGTGAAAAGTATCTTCTAAATATTTGTGTGTCCATGTTGAGTATACTATATAAGTAtcaataaaatacattttaaaatttttaaatttaatttcgatacgttttttttttacaagtagaatataaatattgagttataaaattaattttgatacgTATTAACAtgtatattaatttcaatacgTATCCATGAATATATGAGAGTAGAATATAAATATTCGATACAAATACCTCTCCATATATGGAGTATCTAGACTTTATAACTCAAAATTTATGCGcatatttgagtattaatatcaTTATAAGATCAATtgtgttaaaaaattcttaaaaaaaaatgtgttcataATTATCGACatgagaaaattgtttttaaatttaaattgggtgattttcatatttttgaatcaaatcttttgaataatttatttataatttttttttttgtggtggttggagTCGAAACTTTGCATATATactatattatgcattatctttaccaactgagataaactcacgaggacttataaagtttgttatattattaatatattgaaaaaaaaatcataaattagcAAAAAATTTGATCATGGTTTGCATAACCTCACCCATCATGTCGTGACAACCGTGAAAACAATAAACGGTTTGTTTGTCAAGTAGTGGCTGGTCGACTGCGATTAATAGTGTGAGCTGAATTTTAGATGGTATCGACGAAACCGAAGATCATGATTATGGTATAAAAATAATAGCTAAATTTATCATAAACTCATGTAAAAGTTGGTTAAGAAACAAAATGTGAAAGaacatgtttaattgatgttcacacttttttttttttggtaacaaagctaaaaaggaaaaaaaacagaaacacaAGGAAAGAGGAAAGGAAGAAAGCCTAGGGAACAAAGTCCCAATAACATCATTCTTCAAAGAAGGTCGTAGGTCATCAGGAGGAGAGGAGTGAAGTAATAAGACGGCATCTGAATTTTTAACagtttctcatatcatttaatGTAACGTGTTgtgaatttttaactaaaaaacataaataaaattaaaatgtgttGTGAATATCTTTTCCACaattgaataataaaaatattttatttcaataataaaCACACTAATATGATTTGCCTCACACCACACTCGAGGGTATAAGAAAATACATAGCTTTCACTCCCAAAATTTTGACACTTACTTGTGACGTTGAATTCCTTTCTATGTAACAAGAATTAGGAGTGTGTTCATCTTCTCCACTACAATACACATTAACAcaaacttttaattttcttttttgttgaactatataaaaaacaatagcTTTCACTCCCAAAATTTTGACACTTGTGTCCAGTAGCAAAGCCAAAAATTTTGAACAGTGGGGACacaattacatgattttttttaagggagagTTGGTGtggttgatttttttgtttcaagaaATAAGGTGGAAGGGTTTTCATTTTACTCATTGAGAAAGAGACGACCGCATGTGAGTTTAGAAATAAAATCTCACAAAAATTGCATGTGAGGTAAATATTACCTCCActtatgaatatttatttatgtcatcTATCAACTGATGTGAGATTCTTTAACAGATGAAGAGACGGAGTGCGacaaaaattgttgattttagtattaaaaaattatatatgagaGAGAAGTTTTGTTTGTGTGGTTGGGGACATCAAATTAAAGTGGAATAAATTGTGTGCAAATTCCATAGGGGTTATGTTCCAATTCATAATGTGGATATGTATACCGGAGGATGTTAAAATATATCTGTGCAGGCAGGAGTCCACACAACCTTGAGTTGTGGCTCCGCCACTACTTGTGACGTTGAATTCCTTTCTATGTAACAAGAATTTGGAGTGTGTTCCTCTTCTCCATTACAATACACGGTAACACAAactcttaattttcttttttgtagaactatataaaaaacacttaggctttgtttgcgagaaagagaatgaaacacttagaaaaaaggaaggagtaagtggaagaaatagaggacaTTGGAAGGAGGGGTTTTAGGGGACttattttttcccaaaaaattgtattggagaagttttttttttcaaatttaatatatgttgttataatattcttaaaattaaaaatatattaatcataagcattaatttatcactctctataacaatacttttttaaaaaaatgcaatttatcaATCTctaaaacaatctttttttaaaaaaatataaaagatttctcaattttcccTAAAACTTCTTTCCCAAAGCTTTGCATTCCTCTTCCCTCCAAACTTTCAAACAAAATCTCAAGAGGAAATGTCTGAAACCATAAGGTAATTAGAATTGAATTAACAATTTAGCGTGTCTAAATTATTTCAAACACGTATCACATAACGCATTCGCCACATAATTATCAACAAATTTGAATAAAACATGCTATTTTATATGAGTTGCGAGCTTGCAAGATGGACTACGGCCTATTTGTTACTGATTTTACAAAATGTCATCTTTATATTCAATAACTTATAGATTAAGTTATTTCAAAACATCTTTTGCAATTTATCCAATACGCAGGTTTTCTGAAAGCGCGTCGatctttatttcatttgatttggcttCAGTGTGTTTGAGTTTTGTGGAATGAACGAAATGACAGGCTATTTAGGAATCGACAAAGCTCTACACCACATCTATTAAAATCATGCtctttgtggtggttgaaagttagtaatgtaatttttaattttggaatGCATAATTGGTGGTCGAGTCCACTTTTATGTATGGGCATCGACTGACTTTGTTGTAATATTGACAAAATTTTGATCTTTCCGTGATTgttttggcacaccttgtgctgcAACAATTACGTTGCTTaaggtaatataattcatttttgcttgttcaaaaaaaaaaaaacttatagatTAATTTGTCTAATAAGTTCTAACTCAATTgacaaaatgtcgaaattgttaggccagaCGTCACAACCGAAGTTTGAACCCGACATCTCCATATTTATGTGTatgtttataatgactttgccgtttcatctatctaaaaaaaaattaaatattaattttaaattttttaataaaaaatagggttaaatatgtttttgatccctataaatatgttaatttttcgttttagtccctctaaaatttttcttcaacatttagtccctataaaattttcaatcactacttttggtccctattttttatttaaattttgtactttttaatgaaattatgcagaaatatgtaaaatattctaaaaaaaaattcctttaaaaaattagaattttttaacaaaacacaaattaaatatgaatttttaaccgtaaaagatataaaaattcatattaaattcatgttttgttcaaaaattctgaattttttttgagtgattattataatattttgaatttttctggaaaatttcattaaataatatgaattctacatatgagtttactttaaaagagggaccaaaagtgaagattgaaaattttatagggactaaaaatcgaaggaaaattttagagggactaaaacgaaaaattgatatatttatagggaccaaaaacatatttaaccctaaaaaataaaactattttgtacaaaataaaatgttgtaAAAAATCAGTTATCAAAACTCTTTTTTGAGAGAAACGTCTGAAAACAAgcttatataatatttatattaaggcttaattgcacttttcctccctatcttttgctaattgtgcgattttgcaccccatctttttttttgagcgattttgcaccgcatctttttgccccctttctgattttgcaccccatctttgtgttcaattgcacttttgtcccttatctttttgttaattgtgcgattttgcacattctcttctttttttgagcgattttgcaccctatctttagccccttttcctctcttttaatgatgattttgaacaaaacacaattgacaaaagatgagttgcaaaatcgctcaaaaaaaaaagagagggtgcaaaatcgcacaattaacaaaaggaGGAAAAGTGCAATTATTAAAAGgtgatttaaaaagaaaacataactaACTGTTCTACAAGTTGGACGCGCAATTGAAGCGAGGTGGAAAGGCAGATGGAATCATCGATTTGGGAATACAGTGTAATCCTCTTCCTACGTCCTCTCTTCGCCATAGCTTTCGTTCTCTCCTTAATCTCTCTAGGTTTGTACAGTAACTTGTTTTCTATCTATTTCTTTCTCCATCGCTTTTTCAATTTATCAATTTGATTGAATACTTGTTTGTAGGTTGGTTATTGGCATGGAAATTGGTGTTGGTTCATGTTCCTTTAGTACAAGAGATTTTTGGTCTAAAAAAGAAACCTGTTCGATCTAAGCCCCAAACTGGTCGTCTCTCCAAAATTTACAGCAACCTTAATAATCCCccaatttcatcttcatcttcctcttaGGTTCGTAACTTCTctctttctcatttttcattttattattgcGAATTGAATCAAATTGTAGAAAGATTAAATGTTTTGAGTTGATAGTTTCTGTAGTCTAATGTGTTACTGTTTGGTAGTTTATCTCGTTTGGGCTTGATATTGGTATGATAGAAAAGATAGATTGTTGTCAAAATGCCTACTAAATCGTGACATCCATACAAAATCGCAGGATTTTAAAGGGTTTTGAAGGATTTTGTCCACTTTAATCTgagtcatttatgactatatacaatttataacatatatttagcattattattgttttggtAAAATGCATCGTTTAATTGtgattttacgatttcttataTCGATGTTACACAAGTAGTTGAGTAAAATCCTACGATTTTGATTGTGATTTTCGATTTTGCTCTTCCCTTTTGGCCTGAAGCAAAAtcccgattttgacaaccttatCATAGGAAGGAATAGTTTGAGATACACTATCCTATATTAACTCGAATTTACGGAATCAATATGACAAAATTTTTTATCCTTGTAGTTTATCTTGTTTATTAGTGCAAATTCTATCCTTAGGGAGGCCGTTGTGTTAGGAAAAGAGTATAGTAATACGACAGAATGTTTTTCCCTTCTAAACACACTTCATTGACCGTCGTTTTTGGCTTCGTAAATAACATCTAGCATGCACGCTCAACAAATCCATCTAGATTATGGCTAACATTGTTTAGTTAAACACATTTGGAAGTGGTTCTTGTAATTCTAACTCGTTGAACCCAGCAATGCTATCGGATCATCCTCATTCTCGGCTAAGTACTTCTTTGACTGTGTTCTTCACCATCAAATGCACAAAAAACATAGCTTCCAAATCCATTGAGCAGtggtcttttttctttttgggagAGACAACTTTGTTTATACAATCAATCACCAACCAACGTTGTTCACAAAATATGACCAAATCAAAGGACTCTACATTCCTCAATCATGATAAGGAATTGATCCGTCTTTGTCTCAAAGACTGATCCCGTCACCATAGCTTCACATTTTTGCACCCTTATATATCCACTAACATACAAATTGTCATACAACTTAATGCACACCTTCACAATAGTCTTTTCTTTGGCAACACGAAGCAAATGATGCATACAGCTGCTCAAAAGACACTAAGTAAGGTTGCGTGCTGCATCATCTTCAGTCATATACAAAAGATATTTTTAGCACATGTTTCTTATATTTTGTTCAATAGAAAGAAATGTCTCATATCTATTGTGCCTCTGACTTCATATCAATACTGTTCACAACAGTATGGTAATCCTTAAAGCACAAATCCATGAGTGGACTTGAAGATCATACTGACAGTCCAAAGAACATACACACTTTACATCCTCTATTGTTCCCCGTGTCAGGCTCCTCAATTCCAATCTAAATGAACTTCTTGCAAAGTTGTACCTCAATACCAATTTTTGTTGTGCAGTGGTTGACTTACGTCATCATGGCCTCATTGCATCTTAGACCATCGACAATGGCAACAAGGATGACAATGATGTCAAGTTCCAGTTCAGTACTTTGTCTCctatctctctcttttttctacCAATGCCAATGCTAACAAGAGCACCAGGGCAATGCCTCCATCCAAATTTCAATTATGAGGCCTATCAATCTCATTTCTCTACAACAATTCTCACCACAGCCATTCCTTATGCCTTGATTTTAAATTTCCCTGACCAATGAAAACTTGTTCTGTGTTAATGAGTTTGGTTTTTTAAGGTATAAGTTACTTGGTATACACTATGTAGTAAATACCGGCATAGCAACACTACACAGAATCAAATTGTATTGCAATTTTGAGTAGCGGCTGTAATACGACCAATAGTTGCCAAATTGCTGCTGTAGCATCTACTGCATTGAAACTTAAGTATAATTCTTACGATTTGAAactttttggtcatttcaccgtaaaatagatatttttagccctcaacttaatgattttcccctttctttttttttaaaaaattgaatgacaATGAAATGGCCCCCTCCTGTCTTGTCATTTCTTCTCCGAAACAGCTTTACCTTCACTTTTTGTGGCTTTCTGGAAGTCACCCTCATTTTGGAGATAGTGATTTGCGTTTACTTTAAATACATACTTTAAACCTTGGAggctaaaatttattttctttctgtgACTTTCTGTCAGTCATCCTCACTTTGGATATATTGATATTAGTTATGTATATATGTCTCTAATCTCGCGTATTCttctatatttttatcttttcgGTG
Above is a genomic segment from Medicago truncatula cultivar Jemalong A17 chromosome 5, MtrunA17r5.0-ANR, whole genome shotgun sequence containing:
- the LOC11426796 gene encoding uncharacterized protein, whose amino-acid sequence is MESSIWEYSVILFLRPLFAIAFVLSLISLGWLLAWKLVLVHVPLVQEIFGLKKKPVRSKPQTGRLSKIYSNLNNPPISSSSSS